The Polyodon spathula isolate WHYD16114869_AA chromosome 52, ASM1765450v1, whole genome shotgun sequence genome window below encodes:
- the LOC121307055 gene encoding uncharacterized protein LOC121307055, whose product MAIVSSETETGKEDYVSEDGGADTPGEVPKGGPVAGEREETAAQEPDEKDSDFLPSVCLASLLLLVFILVSCLLLLTDPVAHRPALPRPRPAFVEGHLDRLRILFPGQREALWKALSSVTRGRPLRGSLVLVGWEESRNTLLRFSKNLISVLSGCSGPEAQSKIVRHRDLSLEHRLYPMSHFAIVSVVMETRENVVGGVIVELQSRKGGGAVGIETTTALLPEHLGSREEEEEFMEIGVAIAVEFLVNLNSTQQALLGGVDMTILVVEPEGLYNSGFVC is encoded by the exons ATGGCCATTGTTTCAAGTGAGACAG AAACAGGGAAGGAAGACTATGTGTCTGAAGACGGTGGTGCAGACACTCCGGGTGAGGTCCCAAAAGGAGGCCCAGTGgcaggggagagagaagagacgGCAGCCCAAGAGCCAGACGAAAAGGACTCCGACTTCCTCCCATCTGTCTGCCTGGCCTCCCTCCTCCTGCTCGTTTTCATTCTGGTCTCCTGTTTACTCCTCCTCACAGACCCTGTGGCCCACCGGCCAGCACTTCCCCGCCCTCGGCCAGCCTTTGTTGAAGGTCATCTGGACCGGCTGCGGATCCTCTTCCCTGGCCAGAGGGAGGCACTGTGGAAAGCACTGAGCAGTGTGACCAGAGGGCGACCGCTGAGGGGAAGCCTGGTCTTGGTGGGCTGGGAGGAGTCTAGAAACACTCTGCTGCGCTTCTCCAAGAACTTAATCTCAGTGCTCTCGGGCTGCAGTGGGCCTGAGGCACAGAGCAAAATTGTGCGCCACAGAGACCTCTCTTTAGAGCACAGACTCTATCCTATGTCCCACTTTGCTATAGTTTCTGTTGTCATGGAGACAAGGGAGAATGTGGTGGGCGGGGTCATTGTAGAGCTGCAGAGCAGAAAGGGGGGCGGGGCAGTGGGAATAGAAACCACCACAGCGTTGCTACCGGAGCACCTGGGCAgtagagaggaggaggaagagttCATGGAAATAGGTGTCGCCATTGCAGTCGAGTTCCTGGTAAACCTCAATAGTACCCAGCAGGCCTTGCTAGGGGGAGTAGATATGACCATCCTAGTGGTGGAGCCAGAGGGGCTGTACAACAGTGGCTTTGTTTGTTAG